From the Alistipes sp. ZOR0009 genome, the window TGCTCATTATCCTCTTCTTAGGAGGGGTAGGGATGGGGTAAGACGATGTAAGCGATAATCGTGATACGCATATCGTGATACGTGATACTAAAATGAAACGACAATGAAACTTTGGCAAAAGAACTATCAGGTAGATAAGTCAATCGACACCTTTACGGTGGGCGACGACCGCGATCTCGATCTATATATGGCTAAGTTCGACGTGCTTGGCTCCCTTGCTCATACGCGTATGCTCGAAAAGGTAGGTCTGCTTACGGCCGAAGATTTGGAGCAGGTACAGCAGGGGCTAAAGGATATTTACTACGAGATAGAGGCTGGTAATTTTACCATCGAGGATGGCGTTGAGGATGTTCATTCGCAGGTGGAGATGCTGCTAACCCGCCGATTGGGCGAGGTTGGTAAGAAGATACACAGCGGCCGCTCGCGCAACGATCAGGTGCTGGTAGATATAAAAATGTTCATGCGCCACGAGCTGATGCGCATCGTTAGTAGCTATCAGCAGCTTTTCGACGTGCTTCAAGGCTTAAGCAACGAGCATAAAGATAAGCTGCTACCGGGCTATACGCACCTTCAGCTGGCTATGCCATCGTCGTTTGGCATGTGGTTTGGCGCCTACGCCGAAGCCATTACCGACGATATGGAGGTGCTGCTGGCGGCATACAACTCCACCAACAAGAATCCGTTGGGTTCGGCAGCGGGCTACGGTTCCACGTTTCCGTTGGATAGGCAGCTAACTACCGACCTTTTAGGTTTTGATACGTTAAACTATAACGCAGTATTTGCGCAAATGAGCCGTGGTAAGGCCGAGCGTAATGTGGCCTTTGCCATTGCCTCTGTGGCGTCTACGCTTTCTAAGTTGGCCTACGATGTGGTGCTATACATGAACCAAAACTTTGGTTTTATCTCGTTCCCCGACGAGCTAACCACCGGGTCGAGCATCATGCCGCATAAGAAAAATCCGGATGTATTTGAG encodes:
- the argH gene encoding argininosuccinate lyase; the protein is MKLWQKNYQVDKSIDTFTVGDDRDLDLYMAKFDVLGSLAHTRMLEKVGLLTAEDLEQVQQGLKDIYYEIEAGNFTIEDGVEDVHSQVEMLLTRRLGEVGKKIHSGRSRNDQVLVDIKMFMRHELMRIVSSYQQLFDVLQGLSNEHKDKLLPGYTHLQLAMPSSFGMWFGAYAEAITDDMEVLLAAYNSTNKNPLGSAAGYGSTFPLDRQLTTDLLGFDTLNYNAVFAQMSRGKAERNVAFAIASVASTLSKLAYDVVLYMNQNFGFISFPDELTTGSSIMPHKKNPDVFELIRGKCNVLQSLPNEIMLLTSNLPSGYHRDLQLTKDVIFPAFAKIISCIDMTTYMLSQVKVKDGLLDDEKYDVLFSVDAVNNLVVEGKPFRDAYKIVGGEIAEGKFKRPAQLNYQHLGSIGNLANEKIAELMEQKMASFNFEKVSTALESLVR